In Tepidimonas taiwanensis, the following are encoded in one genomic region:
- a CDS encoding ATP-binding protein — protein MSFKPWREIAVPHEDVLKGTFQQAEFAADLSRVHAGTANEEYQNPVHFFQRTYITEGMRLLLDSVVRRMTGKGGDPVIQLQTAFGGGKTHTMLAVYHLAKGEVPISELQGVAAILDVAGVTELPKARVAVLDGIKASPNQPTVREGHVIRTLWGDLAWQLGGAEGYALVADADASGTSPGKAVLETLLARSAPCVILIDELVAYVRQFEEGKTLSGGTFDSNLSFVQALTEALKAVPTAVLLASLPESDKEAGSQRGVRALEALAHYFGRVQALWKPVATEEAFEIVRRRLFTHINDKLAMEAVCRAYADFYAVHRNDFPVETQESRYFERLLHAYPIHPEVFDRLYEDWSTLENFQRTRGVLKLMAKVIHRLWKDGNNDPLIMPGSLPLYDADVRNEAIYYLPPGWDPVIERDVDGERAETWAIENTDARLGSVHACRRTARTIFLGSAPATSNQLVRGLELERVLLGAALPSHPVGIFRDALTRLRDRLHYLNHANNRFWLDTRPNLRREMEERKRRYQDREDVYPTIRERLQRSFASGVFGGIHVFTESGDVPDDWALRLVVLPPDAPFSKSGQSLAQERATEILKKRGDQPRFKQNRLIFVAADHDSISRLKDHVRSYLAWRSIVADYKDNRIVLDNLMAKQASASLEQAEETVRRMIREAYRWLLAPMQEARPGKGLSEVIWEYFPLNAGAQNWSQEIERVLKENELLITEWAPIHLRRVLTEWFWREDVKEVSALTVWQQTCQQLYLPRLRDDTVFQSTLAAGAESRDFFGFAQGKEDGRYVGFSYGKRYSPILDSSLLLIEPAAAAAYAEQQRAAEEAARGGGLDGGAGGTASVPTGGSPSYAGDSASGAYTVGGTPVGQAVMRQFYGTIELDPIQAKKQFADVVDEVVQAFTVRPGVKVKIAIEIQAESATGFDEGLQRTVRENCTVLRFKNFEFES, from the coding sequence ATGAGTTTCAAACCCTGGCGTGAAATCGCCGTTCCGCACGAAGACGTGCTCAAAGGCACGTTCCAGCAAGCCGAGTTCGCGGCGGACCTGTCGCGCGTGCACGCGGGCACGGCAAACGAGGAGTATCAAAACCCCGTGCACTTTTTTCAGCGCACTTACATCACCGAGGGCATGCGTTTGTTGCTGGACTCGGTGGTCCGGCGTATGACGGGCAAGGGCGGCGACCCGGTGATCCAGCTCCAGACCGCTTTTGGCGGCGGCAAGACGCACACCATGCTGGCCGTGTATCACCTGGCCAAAGGCGAGGTGCCCATCAGTGAGTTGCAGGGAGTTGCGGCGATCCTGGACGTTGCAGGGGTGACGGAGCTGCCCAAGGCCAGGGTTGCGGTGCTCGACGGGATCAAGGCTTCGCCCAACCAGCCTACCGTCCGTGAGGGGCATGTGATCCGCACGCTCTGGGGTGATCTGGCGTGGCAGTTGGGCGGTGCGGAAGGTTACGCCTTGGTGGCCGATGCGGATGCGTCGGGCACGTCACCCGGCAAGGCGGTGCTGGAGACATTGCTGGCGCGCTCCGCTCCGTGCGTGATCCTGATCGACGAGCTGGTTGCCTACGTGCGGCAGTTCGAGGAGGGCAAGACGCTCAGCGGGGGGACGTTCGACTCCAACCTCTCGTTCGTGCAGGCGCTCACCGAAGCCCTGAAGGCCGTGCCCACGGCGGTGCTGCTGGCGTCGCTGCCGGAGTCGGATAAGGAAGCGGGCAGCCAGCGCGGCGTGCGGGCGCTCGAGGCGTTGGCGCACTATTTCGGCCGCGTGCAAGCGCTGTGGAAGCCGGTGGCCACCGAAGAGGCTTTCGAAATTGTGCGGCGGCGCTTGTTTACACACATCAACGACAAACTGGCCATGGAGGCGGTTTGCCGGGCGTATGCGGACTTTTATGCCGTCCACCGCAACGACTTCCCGGTCGAGACGCAGGAGAGCCGCTATTTTGAGCGGCTGTTGCACGCTTACCCGATCCACCCGGAGGTGTTCGACCGGCTGTATGAGGATTGGTCGACGCTGGAGAACTTCCAGCGCACCCGCGGGGTGCTCAAGCTGATGGCCAAGGTGATCCACCGGCTGTGGAAAGACGGCAACAACGACCCGCTGATCATGCCGGGGAGTCTGCCACTGTATGACGCTGACGTGCGCAACGAAGCGATCTACTACCTGCCGCCGGGGTGGGACCCCGTGATCGAGCGCGACGTGGACGGCGAGCGCGCCGAAACCTGGGCGATCGAGAATACGGATGCCCGCTTGGGCAGCGTGCACGCCTGCCGGCGAACGGCGCGCACGATCTTTTTGGGTAGCGCCCCCGCCACCTCCAATCAGTTGGTGCGCGGACTGGAGCTGGAGCGCGTGCTCTTGGGGGCTGCGCTGCCCAGCCACCCGGTGGGCATCTTCAGAGACGCCCTGACACGATTACGGGATCGGCTGCATTACCTGAACCATGCCAACAACCGCTTTTGGCTGGACACGCGCCCCAATCTGCGGCGCGAGATGGAGGAACGCAAGCGCCGTTATCAAGACCGAGAGGACGTATATCCCACGATCCGGGAGCGCTTGCAGCGCAGCTTTGCCAGCGGCGTGTTCGGCGGCATCCATGTTTTTACCGAAAGCGGCGATGTACCCGACGACTGGGCATTGCGGCTGGTGGTCCTGCCGCCCGATGCGCCCTTCAGCAAAAGCGGCCAGAGTTTGGCGCAGGAGCGCGCCACGGAGATCTTGAAGAAACGTGGCGACCAACCCCGCTTCAAGCAAAATCGCCTGATCTTCGTGGCGGCGGACCACGACAGCATCAGTCGTCTGAAAGACCACGTGCGCTCGTACCTCGCCTGGCGCAGCATCGTCGCCGACTACAAGGACAACCGCATCGTCCTTGACAACCTGATGGCCAAGCAGGCGAGCGCCAGTCTCGAGCAGGCCGAGGAGACCGTGCGCCGCATGATCCGAGAGGCCTACCGGTGGTTGCTGGCACCGATGCAGGAAGCGCGTCCGGGCAAGGGCTTATCCGAGGTAATCTGGGAGTACTTTCCCCTCAATGCAGGTGCGCAAAACTGGTCGCAGGAAATCGAACGCGTGCTCAAGGAGAACGAGCTGCTCATCACCGAATGGGCACCCATCCACCTGCGCCGTGTTCTGACGGAATGGTTCTGGCGGGAAGATGTCAAGGAGGTGTCGGCGCTGACGGTGTGGCAGCAGACCTGCCAGCAGCTCTATCTGCCGCGTTTGCGGGACGATACCGTGTTTCAGTCGACGCTGGCGGCGGGTGCCGAAAGCCGCGACTTCTTTGGCTTCGCGCAGGGAAAGGAGGACGGCCGCTACGTTGGGTTCAGCTACGGCAAGCGGTACTCGCCGATTCTGGACTCGTCACTGCTTTTGATCGAGCCAGCCGCTGCGGCGGCCTACGCGGAACAACAGCGGGCGGCAGAGGAGGCCGCCCGAGGGGGCGGCTTGGACGGCGGCGCGGGGGGCACGGCAAGCGTGCCCACAGGTGGTAGCCCCTCTTACGCAGGTGACTCCGCGAGTGGTGCCTACACCGTGGGTGGGACGCCTGTCGGGCAGGCAGTCATGCGGCAGTTTTACGGCACGATCGAGCTGGACCCGATCCAGGCGAAGAAGCAGTTTGCGGATGTGGTTGACGAGGTCGTCCAGGCGTTTACCGTACGACCCGGTGTGAAGGTGAAAATTGCCATCGAAATCCAGGCGGAGTCGGCCACGGGTTTTGACGAGGGGCTGCAACGCACAGTGAGGGAAAACTGCACCGTGTTGCGGTTCAAGAATTTCGAATTCGAGTCATGA
- the miaA gene encoding tRNA (adenosine(37)-N6)-dimethylallyltransferase MiaA, producing the protein MSAPPPVLPPETPAAWLAIAGPTASGKTAAALAIAARWPVEIISVDSALVYRGMDIGTAKPTAAERATVPHHLIDIRDPRDAYSAAEFVADAQRLIHNIRARGRWPLLVGGTMLYFKALFDGLDDLPPAQPALRAAIEAEARARGWPALHAELARVDPVTAARLPPNDAQRIGRALEVWRATGTPLSTLQRRWARSSADRADAGIPRQTGDADGEPNTDCASDTTASTPRGSPHHGADPAGRHDPDDHGAPLRIGALPGVLLSLEPRDRTWLHRRIGERFVQMLDAGLVDEVRTLRARGDLHAALPSMRCVGYRQTWEALDAAAAQGRETLTAAERAQLAERGAAATRQLAKRQLTWLRSIPQRRVIAADESAGLNRVLETVDKLWRGVDLPAPDLS; encoded by the coding sequence ATGAGTGCCCCGCCCCCCGTCCTGCCGCCCGAAACGCCGGCGGCCTGGCTGGCCATCGCCGGCCCCACCGCGAGCGGCAAAACCGCCGCCGCGCTGGCCATCGCCGCGCGCTGGCCGGTGGAGATCATCAGCGTCGACTCCGCCCTCGTCTACCGCGGCATGGACATCGGCACCGCCAAGCCCACCGCCGCCGAGCGGGCCACCGTGCCGCACCACCTGATCGACATCCGCGACCCGCGCGATGCGTACAGCGCGGCCGAATTCGTCGCCGACGCGCAGCGGCTCATCCACAACATCCGGGCGCGCGGGCGCTGGCCGCTGCTGGTGGGGGGCACGATGCTGTATTTCAAAGCCCTGTTCGACGGGCTGGACGACCTGCCGCCGGCGCAACCCGCGCTGCGCGCCGCCATCGAGGCCGAAGCCCGCGCGCGCGGCTGGCCCGCGCTGCACGCGGAGCTCGCCCGGGTGGATCCGGTGACCGCCGCGCGCCTGCCGCCCAACGACGCCCAGCGCATCGGCCGCGCGCTGGAAGTCTGGCGCGCCACCGGCACGCCGCTGTCGACGCTGCAGCGGCGCTGGGCGCGTTCATCCGCTGATCGGGCCGACGCCGGCATTCCGCGCCAAACGGGCGATGCGGACGGTGAGCCGAACACGGACTGCGCCAGCGACACGACGGCCAGCACACCGCGCGGCTCCCCCCACCACGGCGCCGATCCGGCGGGCCGCCACGACCCCGATGATCACGGCGCACCGCTGCGTATCGGCGCACTGCCCGGCGTGCTGCTGTCGCTGGAGCCGCGCGACCGCACGTGGCTGCATCGGCGCATCGGCGAGCGCTTCGTGCAGATGCTCGACGCGGGCCTCGTCGACGAGGTGCGCACGCTGCGCGCGCGCGGCGACCTGCACGCCGCCCTGCCCTCGATGCGCTGCGTCGGCTACCGCCAGACGTGGGAAGCGCTGGACGCCGCAGCCGCCCAGGGGCGCGAAACGCTCACCGCCGCCGAGCGCGCGCAACTGGCCGAACGGGGCGCCGCCGCCACACGGCAACTCGCCAAGCGCCAGCTCACCTGGCTGCGCTCGATTCCGCAGCGGCGGGTGATCGCGGCGGATGAGTCAGCAGGATTGAACAGGGTACTCGAAACGGTCGACAAGCTGTGGCGAGGCGTCGACCTGCCCGCCCCCGACTTGTCATGA
- a CDS encoding multidrug effflux MFS transporter, whose protein sequence is MQAASPAPAAPMPPGWVVVFLSLLLGVQPLATDLYLPALPAITAAFDAPMAKVQATLTALLLSFGAAQLVWGPVSDRYGRRPVLLAGLAAYTLASIGNALAASIEQLILWRIVQGAAMGAAVMGARAIVRDLYQPVEGARMMSKGLSGLGIFACISGPLGGWLTEHFGWRVTLAALAVFSAVALALVALRFRETLPARNPRALQPREMLTIWSRIARHPTFWAWALLAATSYGGLFTFLATSSFVFITVLGLTKTQYGLLMLSMSLVYIAGTILCRRLIPRVGVRRTVAIAAGFTLAGGTLCGLLAHLGWHGTWTIMGPYYLFILAHGVHQPCGQSGAVSPFPQAAGAASALAGFIMMLTAFGMGTWLGLTMSTGPDAGVYPLTNGLWFWAVAIAAVAWILVQRHGEVRTQPQPAATR, encoded by the coding sequence ATGCAAGCCGCCTCGCCCGCCCCCGCCGCTCCGATGCCGCCCGGTTGGGTGGTCGTCTTTCTGTCGCTGCTGCTCGGGGTGCAGCCGCTGGCCACCGACCTGTACCTGCCGGCGCTGCCCGCGATCACCGCGGCGTTCGACGCGCCGATGGCCAAGGTGCAGGCGACGCTGACGGCACTGCTGCTGTCGTTCGGCGCGGCGCAGCTCGTCTGGGGGCCGGTGTCGGACCGCTACGGCCGCCGCCCCGTGCTGCTGGCGGGCCTCGCGGCGTACACGCTCGCCTCCATCGGTAACGCGCTGGCCGCCAGTATCGAGCAGCTCATCCTCTGGCGCATCGTGCAGGGTGCCGCGATGGGCGCGGCCGTGATGGGCGCGCGCGCGATCGTGCGCGACCTCTACCAGCCGGTGGAGGGTGCGCGCATGATGTCCAAAGGGCTCAGCGGCCTGGGGATTTTTGCCTGCATCAGCGGGCCGCTGGGCGGCTGGCTCACCGAACACTTTGGCTGGCGCGTCACGCTGGCGGCGCTGGCGGTGTTCTCCGCCGTGGCGCTGGCGCTGGTGGCGTTGCGCTTTCGCGAAACCCTGCCCGCCCGCAACCCGCGCGCGCTGCAGCCGCGCGAGATGCTCACCATCTGGTCGCGCATCGCGCGCCACCCCACCTTCTGGGCGTGGGCGCTGCTGGCGGCCACCTCCTACGGCGGGCTGTTCACCTTTCTGGCGACGTCGTCGTTCGTCTTCATCACCGTGCTGGGCTTGACCAAGACGCAGTACGGGCTGCTGATGTTGTCGATGTCGCTAGTCTACATCGCGGGCACCATCCTGTGCCGGCGGCTCATCCCGCGCGTCGGGGTGCGCCGCACCGTGGCCATCGCGGCCGGTTTTACGCTCGCCGGCGGCACGCTGTGCGGGCTGCTCGCGCACCTGGGCTGGCACGGCACGTGGACGATCATGGGGCCGTACTACCTGTTCATCCTCGCGCACGGCGTGCACCAGCCCTGCGGCCAAAGCGGTGCCGTCTCGCCGTTTCCGCAAGCAGCCGGCGCCGCCTCGGCGCTCGCGGGTTTCATCATGATGCTCACCGCCTTTGGCATGGGCACGTGGCTGGGCCTGACGATGTCCACCGGGCCAGATGCGGGGGTGTATCCGCTGACCAACGGCCTGTGGTTCTGGGCGGTGGCGATCGCGGCGGTGGCCTGGATCCTCGTGCAGCGCCACGGGGAAGTGCGCACACAGCCCCAACCCGCGGCGACGCGATAA